From Mustela nigripes isolate SB6536 chromosome 13, MUSNIG.SB6536, whole genome shotgun sequence, one genomic window encodes:
- the EIF5 gene encoding eukaryotic translation initiation factor 5: MSVNVNRSVSDQFYRYKMPRLIAKVEGKGNGIKTVIVNMVDVAKALNRPPTYPTKYFGCELGAQTQFDVKNDRYIVNGSHEANKLQDMLDGFIKKFVLCPECENPETELHVNPKKQTIGNSCKACGYRGMLDTHHKLCTFILKNPPENSDSGTGKKEKEKKNRKGKDKENGSVSSSETPPPPPPNEISPPPHAAEEEEDDDWGEDTTEEAQRRRMDEISDHAKVLTLTDDLERTVEERVNILFDFVKKKKEEGIIDSSDKEIVAEAERLDVKAMGPLVLTEVLFNEKIREQIKKYRRHFLRFCHNNKKAQRYLLHGLECVVAMHQAQLISKIPHILKEMYDADLLEEEVIISWSEKASKKYVSKDLAKEIRVKAEPFIKWLKEAEEESSGGEEDDEDENIEVVYSKTASVPKVEAVKSDNKDDDIDIDAI, translated from the exons ATGTCTGTCAATGTCAACCGCAGTGTGTCAGACCAGTTCTATCGCTACAAGATGCCCCGTCTGATTGCCAAG gttgAGGGCAAAGGAAATGGTATCAAGACAGTTATAGTCAACATGGTTGACGTTGCAAAGGCGCTTAATCGGCCTCCAACGT atCCCACCAAATATTTTGGTTGTGAGCTGGGAGCACAGACCCAGTTTGATGTTAAGAATGACCGTTACATTGTCAATGGATCTCATGAGGCGAATAAGCTGCAAGACATGTTGGAtggattcattaaaaaatttgttCTCTGTCCTGAGTGTGAGAATCCTGAAACCGAGCTG CATGTCAATCCAAAGAAGCAAACAATAGGTAATTCTTGTAAAGCCTGTGGCTATCGAGGCATGCTTGACACACATCATAAACTCTGCACGTTCATTCTCAAAAACCCACCTG AGAATAGCGATAGCGgtacagggaagaaagaaaaggaaaagaaaaaccggAAGGGCAAAGACAAGGAAAACGGTTCTGTGTCTAGCAGTGagacgcccccacccccaccgccaaaTGAGATCAGTCCTCCTCCGCACGCTGCG gaagaagaggaggatgaTGATTGGGGGGAGGATACAACTGAGGAAGCTCAAAGGCGCAGAATGGATGAAATCAGTGATCATGCAAAAGTTCTGACACTCACTGATGATTTGGAAAGGACTGTTGAAGAGCGGGTCAATATTCTGTTTGATTTCGTTAAG aagaagaaagaagaaggtatCATTGACTCATCAGACAAAGAAATTGTTGCTGAAGCAGAAAGATTGGATGTAAAAGCCATGGGCCCTCTTGTTTTGACTGAAGTTCTTTTTAATGAGAAGATTAGAgaacaaattaagaaatacagGCGCCATTTCCTACGA ttttgtcacaacaacaaaaaagctcaACGGTACCTTCTTCACGGTTTGGAGTGTGTGGTAGCAATGCATCAAGCTCAGCTCATTTCCAAGATTCCCCATATCTTGAAGGAGATGTATGATGCAGATCTGTTGGAGGAAGAAGTCATCATCAGCTGGTCAGAAAAG GCCTCTAAGAAATATGTCTCAAAAGATCTTGCCAAAGAGATTCGTGTCAAAGCAGAACCGTTTATAAAATGGTTGAAGGAAGCGGAGGAGGAATCTTCTGGTGGTGAAGAAGATGATGAAGATGAGAATATTGAG GTGGTATATTCGAAGACTGCCAGTGTACCTAAAGTTGAAGCTGTGAAGTCTGACAACAAGGATGATGACATTGATATTGATGCCATTTAA